In one window of Flavobacterium ginsengisoli DNA:
- a CDS encoding efflux transporter outer membrane subunit — protein MTNSSNKYILLVITAALISACSVTKKYERPTTLKTDQLYRDQSTTDSTTIADMPWNTVFKDEKLNALIQKGLEQNLNLKNAIENIVQARASLRQSKLAYYPSLQLDANVTHNKQSQAGLNFPAGININTLTTTYKLGVSSSWEIDVWGKLSSSKRAALATYLASDAAKQAVQTQLIADIANNYFLLLSYDESLKITEETLKSRIENVATIKALKEGAIVTGAAVVQSEANQHAAEVLIPDLKQSIRETENALNILLGQGPGPIDRGVLGTQIIPEQIAIGMPAQLLNNRPDVRQAEFNFRVAFESTNLAKTYFYPSLTLTASTGFSNLELNDFFSHSIFYSIIGGLTQPLFNHGLNKMRLTTAQSQQLQAYNNFQQSLLVAGQEVSNALYAYQMAVEKEDSRAKQIAALEKAVDFTQELLEYSSATNYTDVLTSQQNLLATTIKRS, from the coding sequence ATGACGAATAGTTCTAATAAATATATTTTACTGGTAATAACAGCCGCACTCATTAGTGCGTGCTCTGTTACCAAGAAATACGAACGTCCCACAACTTTAAAAACAGATCAATTGTATCGTGATCAGTCTACAACAGATTCGACTACAATTGCAGACATGCCTTGGAATACTGTTTTTAAAGATGAAAAATTAAATGCATTAATTCAAAAAGGTTTAGAACAGAACCTGAATTTGAAAAATGCAATTGAGAATATTGTTCAGGCAAGAGCTTCTCTGCGTCAGAGTAAATTGGCTTATTACCCAAGTTTGCAGTTAGATGCAAACGTAACGCATAACAAGCAATCTCAGGCAGGATTAAACTTTCCGGCAGGAATCAATATTAATACCTTAACTACAACTTACAAATTAGGTGTAAGCAGTTCTTGGGAAATTGATGTTTGGGGAAAATTAAGCAGTTCTAAAAGAGCGGCTTTGGCAACTTATTTAGCTTCTGATGCTGCAAAACAAGCTGTTCAAACACAGCTTATTGCTGATATTGCCAATAATTACTTCTTGCTATTATCGTATGATGAATCGTTAAAAATTACGGAAGAAACCTTAAAAAGCCGTATCGAAAACGTTGCAACCATTAAAGCTTTAAAAGAAGGAGCAATTGTAACTGGTGCAGCTGTTGTTCAGAGTGAGGCCAATCAGCACGCGGCTGAAGTTTTGATTCCAGATTTGAAACAAAGCATTCGTGAAACCGAAAATGCTTTAAATATTTTACTTGGACAAGGGCCTGGGCCAATTGATAGAGGTGTTTTGGGAACACAAATTATTCCTGAACAAATCGCAATCGGAATGCCAGCACAGTTATTGAATAATCGTCCTGATGTCCGTCAAGCGGAATTTAATTTCAGAGTCGCTTTTGAGTCGACTAATTTGGCTAAAACTTATTTTTACCCAAGTTTGACGCTTACAGCAAGTACTGGATTTTCAAATTTAGAGTTGAATGATTTCTTCAGCCACTCTATTTTTTATTCGATTATCGGAGGATTAACACAACCTTTATTTAATCATGGTTTAAATAAAATGAGATTGACTACAGCGCAGTCACAACAATTGCAAGCATACAACAATTTCCAACAAAGTCTTTTAGTAGCTGGTCAGGAAGTTTCAAATGCATTGTATGCGTACCAAATGGCTGTTGAAAAAGAAGATTCTAGAGCGAAACAAATTGCGGCTTTAGAAAAAGCAGTCGACTTTACACAAGAGCTTTTAGAATACAGTTCGGCAACTAACTATACAGATGTATTAACATCTCAACAAAATCTTTTAGCAACGACAATTAAACGGAGTTAA
- a CDS encoding MaoC/PaaZ C-terminal domain-containing protein — MYFKSTFFEDYQIDDKRITLGRTITETDFVVHAGHTGDFFPHHMDEEWCKTQPFGQRIAHGTMVFAIGIGLTASEINPEAFSRGYDKMRFVKPVHIGDTIHSEVTISEKGEAKNPEMGTVTEHVEIINQRGEVVLVCDHLLLVKKRF; from the coding sequence ATGTATTTTAAATCAACTTTTTTCGAAGATTATCAAATCGACGACAAACGAATAACTTTAGGCAGAACCATTACAGAAACCGATTTTGTGGTTCATGCCGGACACACGGGAGATTTCTTTCCTCATCACATGGACGAAGAATGGTGCAAAACTCAGCCATTCGGACAAAGAATTGCGCACGGAACCATGGTTTTTGCGATCGGAATTGGATTAACAGCATCTGAAATAAACCCCGAAGCTTTTTCTAGAGGTTACGATAAAATGCGTTTTGTAAAACCAGTTCATATCGGTGATACTATTCACTCTGAAGTAACTATTTCTGAAAAAGGCGAAGCCAAAAATCCAGAAATGGGAACTGTAACCGAACATGTAGAAATCATTAACCAACGCGGTGAAGTCGTTTTGGTATGTGATCATCTATTGCTTGTGAAGAAAAGGTTCTAA
- a CDS encoding Gfo/Idh/MocA family protein, with protein MNIPYKPLLPQTEQPIVIIGASGIVKDAHLPAYEMAGFKVFGITNRTISKAYDLQKQFKIDYVFESVADAVKNAPSNAVYDITVLPDQYIEILEQLPDGAAVLIQKPMGNDLAQAREIVAVCERKNLVAAINFQLRFASFVSAARYLIDQGIIGELYDFEFKVTVNTPWELFPLIKEHPRLEILFHSVHYIDCIRSFLGNPKSVYAKTAKHPLKKLSSSRSTIILDYGENKHVVINTNHDHHFGPKHEESYIKWEGTKGAVKAKMGLLMNYPDGLPDVFEYALPKKDNENEYEWTEVKLEGSWFPEAFIGAMSNLMRYKEGSDSTLSASVQDVLGTMKVVEACYESNKNGGISFDEV; from the coding sequence ATGAATATTCCCTATAAACCTTTACTTCCCCAAACAGAACAGCCCATTGTGATTATTGGAGCGAGCGGAATTGTAAAAGATGCGCATCTTCCTGCTTACGAAATGGCTGGTTTTAAAGTTTTTGGTATTACCAACAGAACGATTTCTAAAGCATACGATTTACAGAAACAATTCAAAATCGATTATGTTTTTGAAAGTGTTGCCGATGCAGTAAAAAATGCGCCTTCAAACGCTGTTTACGATATTACCGTTTTACCTGATCAATACATTGAAATTCTGGAACAATTGCCTGACGGCGCTGCAGTTTTGATTCAGAAACCAATGGGAAATGATTTAGCTCAAGCACGTGAAATTGTAGCGGTTTGCGAAAGAAAGAATCTCGTAGCTGCAATCAACTTCCAACTGCGTTTTGCCTCTTTTGTAAGCGCTGCGAGATATTTAATCGATCAGGGAATTATTGGCGAATTATACGATTTTGAATTCAAAGTAACCGTAAATACGCCTTGGGAATTGTTTCCTTTAATAAAAGAACATCCAAGATTGGAAATTCTTTTCCATAGCGTGCATTATATTGACTGCATTCGATCTTTTCTGGGAAATCCGAAAAGTGTTTATGCTAAAACAGCCAAACATCCGCTTAAAAAATTATCATCAAGCCGATCTACAATTATTTTAGATTATGGTGAAAATAAACATGTTGTAATCAATACGAATCACGATCATCATTTTGGTCCAAAACACGAAGAAAGTTACATCAAATGGGAAGGAACAAAAGGCGCTGTTAAAGCAAAAATGGGCTTGTTAATGAACTATCCTGACGGTCTTCCTGATGTTTTTGAATATGCATTGCCCAAAAAAGATAATGAAAATGAATACGAATGGACAGAAGTAAAATTGGAAGGTTCGTGGTTTCCTGAAGCTTTTATTGGCGCAATGTCTAATCTGATGCGTTACAAAGAAGGTTCTGACTCAACATTGTCTGCAAGTGTCCAAGATGTTTTGGGGACGATGAAAGTTGTAGAAGCTTGTTATGAAAGTAACAAAAACGGCGGAATTTCTTTTGATGAAGTGTAA
- a CDS encoding extracellular solute-binding protein yields the protein MVNDATAVHPKSREFGSVEAGLAFAEGQAAMAINWFGFASMAEVIEESKVKGKIDITSLPSDPGHKTASLNVYWLYTIGSGSKHQKLAYDFLRFATTPESDKLLTTEGGIGCRKSTWKDAEINTLIPFYHKLEMLHENALTLPQTPIWPKVAELIDGTVLKAIETDIPSEILLEETQKKIRELSQGTTLHSSVKN from the coding sequence ATGGTTAATGATGCAACTGCAGTCCATCCAAAATCTAGAGAATTTGGTTCGGTTGAAGCAGGTTTGGCTTTCGCCGAAGGACAAGCGGCAATGGCTATCAACTGGTTCGGATTTGCTTCTATGGCAGAAGTGATTGAAGAATCGAAAGTGAAAGGAAAAATCGATATCACTTCCCTCCCATCCGATCCTGGTCACAAAACAGCTTCTTTAAATGTATATTGGTTGTATACGATTGGATCTGGAAGCAAACACCAAAAGCTGGCTTACGATTTTCTACGTTTTGCCACTACTCCCGAAAGCGATAAACTATTAACTACTGAAGGCGGTATTGGATGCAGAAAATCGACTTGGAAAGATGCAGAAATCAATACTTTGATTCCGTTTTATCATAAACTGGAAATGCTTCATGAAAATGCATTAACACTGCCGCAAACACCAATCTGGCCAAAAGTAGCCGAACTTATTGATGGCACTGTTTTAAAAGCCATTGAAACCGATATTCCATCTGAAATACTTTTAGAAGAAACTCAGAAAAAAATTAGAGAATTAAGTCAAGGAACAACATTACACAGCTCTGTCAAAAATTAA
- a CDS encoding extracellular solute-binding protein, which yields MEKIRIAVRKFDPFESTLRKLWDAFSLQNNIKIEAEMVALELHDLYETTISEKGLKEGKWDIAHINTDWIYDAANENAVLNLFSLIGENPPENYPFGWHKSLLHLQKLSNGIFGLPFHDGPECLIYRKDLFENKTEKENFKKQFGYELSTPKTWQEFAEIATFFNRPEQNLYGAVFANYPDGHNMVFDFCLQLWTRGGSLLNNKNQIDIHNEASNKSIGFLQENG from the coding sequence CTTTCGAAAGTACACTTCGAAAATTATGGGATGCATTTTCACTTCAAAATAATATAAAAATTGAAGCCGAAATGGTTGCCTTAGAACTTCATGATTTGTACGAAACTACCATTTCTGAAAAAGGTCTAAAAGAAGGAAAATGGGACATCGCCCATATTAACACCGATTGGATTTATGACGCTGCAAACGAAAATGCGGTTCTTAATTTATTTTCATTAATTGGAGAAAATCCACCAGAAAATTATCCTTTTGGATGGCATAAATCGCTTTTACATTTACAAAAGCTGAGTAACGGTATTTTCGGACTTCCTTTTCACGACGGGCCTGAATGTCTGATTTACCGAAAAGATTTATTCGAAAACAAAACAGAGAAAGAGAATTTTAAAAAACAGTTTGGTTACGAGCTTTCAACTCCAAAAACTTGGCAGGAATTCGCAGAAATAGCCACATTTTTTAATCGTCCCGAACAAAATTTATACGGTGCTGTTTTTGCCAATTATCCAGACGGACATAATATGGTTTTTGACTTCTGTCTGCAATTATGGACGCGCGGTGGTTCTTTATTAAACAACAAAAATCAGATTGACATTCATAACGAAGCGAGCAATAAAAGCATTGGATTTTTACAGGAAAATGGTTAA